CCAGGTGTATACGGCGGGCCCCGGGCATCGGATTCATGCCCCGGTCTATCCGAGCAGGTGGGTGACCACCATCACGTCGTACAGGGCATGCGTCCAGGCGGCCACGCCAAAACCCCGAACAAGAAAGATGACGTTCATGGCAAGCCCGAACAAAAACCGGAACAGGAACGACCCGATCGTGAACGGGTCGCCAAAGACACCGATGTAGTGCACCGCACTGAACAGAAGCGCGCCAGTGACAGCCGCCACTATGTAGGCCGCACGTCGCGAATCGCTCAGCCGTTGAAGTAACCAGAACATCCCCCCGACCAGTATCACGCGGAACACGAGTTCCTCGTAAAGACCCGCGCCCACTGACAGAGACAGCTTCGCAAATAATCCGATCTGGGTCGGGTTCGACTGCGGTACCATCGCGAGCAATACGCTGACCGTAGACGAAACGAGAATGGCTACGACCACGGCATAGAGCGTACTCTCTGCGACAACGCCTGCAAGGTAGGAAGCGCGAACAGGGATCTTGCGCCCGCGATCCTTGACGAAAACCGCCACACCGATGGCCAGCACCGCAACGCCCACTGCGATCATCCCGGGAGCGCCAATCGCCGTTAGGATCTGCTTCATCCAGACGTCCGCCCCGACGCGTACACCTGCCGGGCTGCCGTGATTCACAAGCAGGATCGAGACCTCATAGATCAGAAACAGCGGAATTGCGCTCAGGAAGCCGTAGGTAGCTGTTCTGGTCGCTTTGAAGTAGTCCATCAGGTAGGGCCGGAAAATACGCCGCGATGTTTTCAGTGGACCGACGGTCCGTATCGCACTACGCGAAGTTCAACCTGAAGGTTACCTCCCGTGAAAGTCTCGAACACGCGACTCACCGCACGCGACACATCGATAAGGTAGCCGGCGGAAGTCGGCAGACGATCCATTACCTCCGCAAACGTCTGCTGATCGGTCTCCGGACTGGAGAGCAGCACAATACTGCCGATCGGTAAGTCACTGTGGGAAATAGTGAAATCATCCGGGTTGTACGGACGGCCCGCGGCCATAAGTCGCCCGACGAAGCGCTCCGAATACACCCGCGCCTCACCGGACCCGACGACCGGTAACGTCGCGAATCCGGACGAACCTGAGCTGACTTTCGTGGACGGCACAACCAGTACCTGTCCCACGTGAATGACATCTCCAGCCAGCTGATTCGCAGTCCGGATCGCTCCAACCGTCGTGCCGGTTTCGCGCGCGATCTTGAACAGCGTGTCACCCCGCTTTACGGTGTAGGTTGCAGAGGCGTACTCGACCGGAACTCCCAGTTTGGCACCTTCGGGCAAAAACGTTGCCACCCAGGGATTTAGCAGCAGCAGGCTGTCAACTGAGAGGCCTGTCGCGAGGGCGATGTCATACAGCGATTGACCTTGTTGGACCGTAAGTAATCCGAGCTGCGCACCCGGTCCGTCGGCCATCCGGTCAACTTGTGCCACCTCCGCCGAATCTGCCACTGGGTCGAACATCACGGTCACAGAATCAACGCGGGCCGCCGGGGTCTCCGAGGGAAGACTTCTGGGTGCGCCGTCCACCGGTGCTTCGACACCAGCCGGCGCCGGTGGGTCGGTGGGCACGTACCCGTCGCCTGTCGTGTCAGGTCTGGCCAGTGGCTCGGTACGAGACGGAATAGTCAGCACCTGTCCGACGCGTATTTGATCTCCCGAAAGCGCGTTGGCCTCCTTCAGCATACCAACCGTGATGTCGAACCGACGTGCGATGTTGAAGAGCGTGTCTCCGCTGCGAACGACATACTCCACAGGCGGCTGTCCGTTATTCTGACCGAGGGCTGGCCGGATGGTCGGAACGATAGCGAGTATCGAGACGAACGCAACAAGCAGCGTCACGCTGAGCGCCTTCTTATTCATCATCGAAGCCAAATCCCTCCGCTTCCAGAAGCGCTGACTGCAATTCCGCACGTGCATGTGTATCTCGCTGCCGATCCGCGATGCGAATGCCGGCCCGGTACGTCTCCAGTGCTTCATCCGTCAGGCCTTTCCGCAGGTAAAGTGCCGCCAGGTGATAGTAGGTTCCGACATAATCGGGCTGATCGCCAACCAGCGCTTCGAATGTCTCCAGAGCGCGATCTTCATTACCCGTCTTCACGTACTCCATGGCAAGTGCGAATCGCGTAAACGCATCACCCGGATCTTCCTTCAGGTACTCGAGAAGGAGACTCAGTCGGTCCACAGTCTCACTGTTTTGTAGTTGCATGGGGGCCTTTCGTAAACTTCGAACACGAGATCGCGTTTCGCCCGACCTCTGCGCACACCGTAGAAGGGCTCTGGAGCCGTGGATTCGGGTTGCCTCAAACGTGCCTTTGCGGCCTTCGATCCTAAACATGGATCGCCAACAGTCGATAATAGGGATCAATGTCGGTATGCCGTCACCTCTTCAGAATGCCGTGATTTCTATGCTGCTCCGAAAAGCCGTATTTGGAGCTCTTCTGGCCGTTTACTGCCTGTTGGGCCCGTCCACGGATGCGTACGCGCAATCCGGTGACCTCGTTGTGCGAATCGAGGTTCAACCCATTGAAACGCTGCGACTCGCCGATTTCGACCCCGTGCGACCCGCAGCATCACCGGTCGTATTTCGTGTTTTCCTGACAGCAGGGACACAAACGAGACCTCTCAGAATCGAGGTTGACGTCGAATCGGAGTCGTTTGGATTCCTGGGCACAGCCTCCCTCGATCTGGGCGCTGTAAGTGCCGCTCAGACGGTGATGTTGACGAATCAGGACTTTGACACCTACGAGCTCGGTGACGCCGGAAACTTGGTCATCGAGCTGGCGACCGAGCGAGGACTCCTGCCGCCGGACGACTACTATTTCATTCTCCGCGTCATCGACCTTGCGACCGGTGGAGAGGTTGGCACGGACACAGGAGTAATCACGACGACGAATTCCGGAACACAGATCGAGTTGGTGGGACCGGGCACACCGTTGGATCAGGAGCCTGATTTGATTCCCACACCGTATCCCATATTCCAGTGGTTCTCGGATGCCACGCGCTTCAACTTTTCGTTATACGAAGTTCAGCCCGGTCAGTCCTCCGCTGAGGATATCGTTGCAAGCCTGCCCGTGTTCGAGCAGAGCAACGTCGCTCCCGGGACGTTTGTATACCCGAACGCGGCTGAAGAACTCGTGTCAGGTCGCCGCTACGCTTGGCAGATCGATGCCATTAGTACGACATCTTCTGGAGACGAACGCTTTCCGAGTGAAATGCGATGGTTCGTCGTCGAAGACATCGACAACCCGCTGAGCGAGGAAGACGATGGCACGGAGTTGCCGAGCGTTCAATTGCGAGTCGAGCCGCAGGAGGCGATCGTCGCGACGAGTGAGACGGCGTTCTTTGAGGCGTCGGTGCAGGACATGAACGACATCCCGATTTACGATCGTGTGCCTGTGTGGACCGTCGTTCCCGATCACATGGGATCCATAGACGAGAATGGCGTCTTTACTGCGGGGCCACAGAGCGGTGTCGCAGCCGTGGTGGCCACAATAGGTGACTCGGAAGACTATGCAGCGGTCGAGATCCTGGACCGCGCCGAAGATGGTGATCGAGCGGTAGCCGACGAACCCGATATACAGGTTCTCTCGCCTGTGGACGGACAGATCATTCTCGAGCCCGAGCCGACGTTCGCCTGGCTGTTCAGCGGACCTGATTCGTCATCCGTGTCATCCTTCCTGCTGAGCGTTCGCAAGGGCGGCGACAGCTTCGAAACCTCTATCCCCATCTGGGAGAACGAACTAGCCGGTTCGTCAATGCCCTATCCACCCGATGAAGAGCTCCTCGACGCGGGTGCCACTTACTTCGTTCGAGTGGCGGCGCTGGATTCTGCGAAAACGCCGGTCGCTGAGTCGAGGCCGGTCGCGTTCACACTCGAGCGCGAGGACAAGCTCTCGTACGAACTCCAGGGTGAGTTAGAATCGGCGAGGGCAGAGGGCCGGGATTCGACGTTGGTTCGCGTGCTTATTCAGGCCGGCACCGATTTCGTCGACCCGACCCTGCTGGACGCACTGGAGGGAATTGGCGCGACACTCGAGTTGGTCGAAGGTCCCTGGATTCAGATTTCTATCGCGTACTCGGCCCTGTCGGCGCTCGCCGATCTGGACCTCGTGGATCTTGTGACAATGCCTTCACCACACGAATATCTTGCGGCACCTGAAATAGCGTCAGGCGAACGGCCGCTGATATTGTCGTCGGTCAAGGGCATTGCCGCGGGCGATTCCCGTTTTGCACCGGTCGATGTCGCCGTCTTCGAGTTCGGATTTGACCCGGCGGCGATCCAGGCCCTGCTTCCGGAGGCCAACCTCCGCTTCTACTCCTTCCGTGCCGACGAACGCATCGAGGGTTCGGGCAGTGCGGATTCACGCCACGCCTCGGCCGTGGTACAGGCACTCGGTGAGCATCTTCCGCCGAACGCTACCGTACATCTGGTCAATTTCGATACAGAGCCGGAATTCCATCACGCACTGGATTACGTCGTTCACGAACTCGGCGTGAGTGTGATTACGTGTTCGGTCTCCTGGGCGAACGCGTACGACCACTACGACGGTTCATCCTACTTCTCCCGACGCATCGCGCAACTGCTCGGCACCAAGACACCGCTGGTGGCGGCAGCCGGCAACTTCGCGGAGAGCCACTGGCAGGCCCAGTATGGTGACAGCGATTCGGACGGCATCCATGACTTCGATCCCTTTGCGGAAATGCTGGAGGTGAAGCTGACCAACGGCCGCTTCTACAACTTCCTGCTGAGCTGGAACGACTGGGGCGGAGACCCGCGTGTGGATCTCGATATCGAGCTGTACAATGCCGCCGGCGAGCTTCTGCTCGATCGACGAGGCCGTCCGTACGCTTCTCGAAGCGTTCAGGGACCGACCGAGTATGCACAGCCCGTCGAGCGCGTACGAGCCTTTCGGCCCATCTACCCCGGAACGCGATCCTACTATGTAAAGGTGTTCCGCAAGCGCGGCACACCCGATCCGGCCGCCCGCGGAACGGAATTCGAGCTGTACGTCTCCCCGCCCCCGGAAGGCTCGACTCCTGGTCCCGTGGCCTTGAGCAGTCTCGCCAGCGGGCTGGCCACGACGGATTCCAGATCTGTTATTCCTGTGGGCGCCAATGAGTTGACTCATAGCTCACAGGGGCCCACGAACGACGGAAGGATCCGGCCGGACTTCTCGGCCGACGGAACCGTCGAATTCGGTGAAGGCCGCATTCGAGGCACTTCATTTGCCGCGCCGAGAGTAGCGGCCGCCATGGCCCTGATTGTGTCGCGCCACCCGGGATGGAGCGTTGAGGAAGCCTACGACTACCTGAGACGGTTTGCCGTCCAGCCGGACGGCACACCGGGCAAGAATGCTCGTTTTGGGTGGGGCCAGGTCGACATGGACGCCCTCGTGGAGGCCATTACGCAATAGTCAACGCCCTGACACGGGAGTAATCTGCTGAAAGAGAACCGCCTATCCGTCCTATTAAGGCTACTGAACTGATCGATGTCCACCAGTCGTAAACCTCATGCAGAGGACCTCAAGTGGGTCCAGCGCATTTTTGGCGGCGACGCGCACGCGTGGAATCGGTTTGTACAGGCGTTCTCTGACAGAATCTGGCGAAGGTCGTGGCAGCTATGCAACGAAGCCTGCCCGCATAACAAGGGAAGCGTGTTCTGCGTATTTCATGCCCTTGCCGCCGAATCCGTAAAGCCGAGTTCCGATGACCGGCCTGGATGCGACGACGGGCTTGAGATCTACGCGTTCATCTTCGAGTACTTCTACAATGCTAAAAAGGAGACTGGAAAGCTGAAGCACTTCGACGGCCGCGCGCAAATGGAGACGTTCGTCGCCTCCGTGTTGCACGGCAACCTCCGGACCGACTGGATCCGCCATAAACGCAAGTTGCGGGTGGACCAGATCACGCTACCGGACGAGGTCAAGCGTCTTTCGAAAGTGGATCAACGTGTCTATCGACAAATGGTCATGCAGCGTCCGACAGAAACAATCTCGCGGAACACCGGCGTAAGTCCGGACGACGTTGCAATGGCGCAGGAACGAATCACACATGCACTGATGGCCAACGGCAATCTCCATCTCATTCTTCGGAAGGTCGAGAGTTCGCTCGAGGAACTTGGACATGGAGACGATCCAACGGCACCGCGTGCGATACCGCTGCAACAGGCCGTCGAGCGCATCTGGGAAGCGGTGTGCGACCTTATCAGCGAACAGCCAGAACCAAACAAAATTCTTCTGGACATGGTATTCGACAAGGAGCTTGACGCAAAGGTCATTCTGGCCCGAGTAGACAAACTCAAGCTTGGTCTTCCGGTCTCGCCCCGATCCGGCAAGGTCACGATCCATACGATCTATCAGTCCGTCGACTACATCCTGAAGGAACTTGGAGACCAACTCCAGTCACGTCACCGCGACATTCTGAACGACGCGCACGACTGGCTGGATGATGACGCCGCAGACAACACGGTTTCCTCGAAGGGGCTCAAAGCACTACTTAAGAACATGGGCATCGCGCGCAATTCTGAGAGCGCATCTCGCCTCGCGCATGGGTAACAACATGGGTATGCAACAAACACAACAGGACTCCGCCTGTCCGATATCACAGATGTCGTTTGGGGACGTCTCGCGCTACTTGCAGGGAGGCTTCGAACCTGCAGTCCGCAAGGCCGTTGCCGCACACATTGTCTATTGCAATGCGTGTCGCGAAGAACTTGACCGCGTCAAGTCGTTGCGAAGCGCCGGCCGGCATATGATGATTTCGAACCTGGCTGACGCCGATGACGAAGATAACCGGACCGACGACGATGGGCATGTCCAGGAAGTCGTGCTAGCCGCGTACATCGACAACGGATTAACCGGCGGCCAGCGCAATCAGGTTACAGAGCACATCGCATCGTGCTACGACTGCTACGATCGGTTCTCATCGCTGGAGAAGGAGCTTGCCGGAACGGTACCGCAAGCACTGAGAACACCTGTTTC
This DNA window, taken from Rhodothermales bacterium, encodes the following:
- a CDS encoding tetratricopeptide repeat protein, giving the protein MDRLSLLLEYLKEDPGDAFTRFALAMEYVKTGNEDRALETFEALVGDQPDYVGTYYHLAALYLRKGLTDEALETYRAGIRIADRQRDTHARAELQSALLEAEGFGFDDE
- a CDS encoding CPBP family intramembrane metalloprotease, producing MDYFKATRTATYGFLSAIPLFLIYEVSILLVNHGSPAGVRVGADVWMKQILTAIGAPGMIAVGVAVLAIGVAVFVKDRGRKIPVRASYLAGVVAESTLYAVVVAILVSSTVSVLLAMVPQSNPTQIGLFAKLSLSVGAGLYEELVFRVILVGGMFWLLQRLSDSRRAAYIVAAVTGALLFSAVHYIGVFGDPFTIGSFLFRFLFGLAMNVIFLVRGFGVAAWTHALYDVMVVTHLLG
- a CDS encoding LysM peptidoglycan-binding domain-containing protein, whose translation is MMNKKALSVTLLVAFVSILAIVPTIRPALGQNNGQPPVEYVVRSGDTLFNIARRFDITVGMLKEANALSGDQIRVGQVLTIPSRTEPLARPDTTGDGYVPTDPPAPAGVEAPVDGAPRSLPSETPAARVDSVTVMFDPVADSAEVAQVDRMADGPGAQLGLLTVQQGQSLYDIALATGLSVDSLLLLNPWVATFLPEGAKLGVPVEYASATYTVKRGDTLFKIARETGTTVGAIRTANQLAGDVIHVGQVLVVPSTKVSSGSSGFATLPVVGSGEARVYSERFVGRLMAAGRPYNPDDFTISHSDLPIGSIVLLSSPETDQQTFAEVMDRLPTSAGYLIDVSRAVSRVFETFTGGNLQVELRVVRYGPSVH
- a CDS encoding S8 family serine peptidase; translated protein: MLLRKAVFGALLAVYCLLGPSTDAYAQSGDLVVRIEVQPIETLRLADFDPVRPAASPVVFRVFLTAGTQTRPLRIEVDVESESFGFLGTASLDLGAVSAAQTVMLTNQDFDTYELGDAGNLVIELATERGLLPPDDYYFILRVIDLATGGEVGTDTGVITTTNSGTQIELVGPGTPLDQEPDLIPTPYPIFQWFSDATRFNFSLYEVQPGQSSAEDIVASLPVFEQSNVAPGTFVYPNAAEELVSGRRYAWQIDAISTTSSGDERFPSEMRWFVVEDIDNPLSEEDDGTELPSVQLRVEPQEAIVATSETAFFEASVQDMNDIPIYDRVPVWTVVPDHMGSIDENGVFTAGPQSGVAAVVATIGDSEDYAAVEILDRAEDGDRAVADEPDIQVLSPVDGQIILEPEPTFAWLFSGPDSSSVSSFLLSVRKGGDSFETSIPIWENELAGSSMPYPPDEELLDAGATYFVRVAALDSAKTPVAESRPVAFTLEREDKLSYELQGELESARAEGRDSTLVRVLIQAGTDFVDPTLLDALEGIGATLELVEGPWIQISIAYSALSALADLDLVDLVTMPSPHEYLAAPEIASGERPLILSSVKGIAAGDSRFAPVDVAVFEFGFDPAAIQALLPEANLRFYSFRADERIEGSGSADSRHASAVVQALGEHLPPNATVHLVNFDTEPEFHHALDYVVHELGVSVITCSVSWANAYDHYDGSSYFSRRIAQLLGTKTPLVAAAGNFAESHWQAQYGDSDSDGIHDFDPFAEMLEVKLTNGRFYNFLLSWNDWGGDPRVDLDIELYNAAGELLLDRRGRPYASRSVQGPTEYAQPVERVRAFRPIYPGTRSYYVKVFRKRGTPDPAARGTEFELYVSPPPEGSTPGPVALSSLASGLATTDSRSVIPVGANELTHSSQGPTNDGRIRPDFSADGTVEFGEGRIRGTSFAAPRVAAAMALIVSRHPGWSVEEAYDYLRRFAVQPDGTPGKNARFGWGQVDMDALVEAITQ